In one Candidatus Methylacidiphilales bacterium genomic region, the following are encoded:
- a CDS encoding MotA/TolQ/ExbB proton channel family protein produces the protein MNHPIRLPILILLLALAGFTCLSPSELSAEPEPTTQENINKKVAAGQKDKSLLDLYHEGGPVMHLIALCSVGMMALSGFCALNYSKAKLMPPALVSSLSQLMSQRDVAAAHQLCQQHPGPLSNALQSALVKANFERDMFNKTAMENAIADECFREETKMMVVINYLNTLAVMAPMIGLLGTVIGMISSFSALTAGKAEATELAGGIGEALVATAGGLLLAIPSMFLYFYFRGQAQSVMADVHKALSTLLDLFTGEVTAQSLQHPSGHSGSIPRP, from the coding sequence ATGAACCACCCCATCCGCCTCCCCATCCTCATCCTCCTGCTGGCCCTGGCCGGTTTTACCTGCCTGTCTCCGTCTGAATTGTCGGCAGAACCGGAGCCGACCACCCAGGAAAACATCAACAAAAAGGTCGCCGCCGGCCAGAAGGACAAATCGCTCCTCGACCTGTACCACGAGGGAGGCCCGGTCATGCACCTCATCGCCCTTTGTTCGGTGGGGATGATGGCTTTGTCCGGTTTCTGTGCCCTGAATTACAGCAAAGCCAAATTGATGCCACCCGCCCTCGTCTCCAGCCTCAGCCAGCTGATGAGCCAGCGTGATGTGGCTGCGGCCCACCAACTCTGCCAGCAACATCCCGGGCCCCTCTCCAATGCCCTCCAGTCCGCGCTGGTCAAGGCCAACTTCGAACGCGATATGTTCAACAAAACCGCGATGGAAAATGCCATTGCCGACGAATGTTTCCGTGAGGAGACCAAGATGATGGTGGTGATCAATTACCTCAACACCCTGGCCGTCATGGCCCCGATGATCGGATTGTTGGGCACCGTCATCGGGATGATCAGCAGCTTCTCCGCCCTGACCGCGGGCAAGGCCGAGGCCACCGAACTGGCCGGGGGTATTGGCGAGGCCCTGGTTGCCACCGCTGGCGGTCTCCTTCTGGCCATCCCTTCGATGTTCCTTTACTTCTACTTCCGCGGCCAGGCCCAGAGCGTCATGGCTGATGTGCACAAGGCGCTTTCCACTCTGCTCGACCTTTTCACCGGCGAGGTCACCGCACAAAGCCTGCAACACCCCAGTGGCCACTCCGGCTCCATACCCCGTCCCTGA
- a CDS encoding biopolymer transporter ExbD, giving the protein MSEIRRKMRRPHVEEIGLQIAPMIDVVMLLLFFFMLTGKLMQGQKMRTLDLPRASAAVIPKDTSGRDIINVDEQGRMFAGDQQMDLKQLKAYLKQRLIDYPPLKIYVRADARTPARQIKDIMQAAAEGGAVEVIIASNKN; this is encoded by the coding sequence ATGAGTGAAATCCGCCGCAAAATGAGGCGTCCCCACGTCGAGGAGATCGGTCTCCAGATCGCGCCCATGATCGATGTGGTCATGCTGTTGCTGTTCTTCTTCATGCTCACCGGCAAACTCATGCAGGGCCAGAAAATGAGGACGCTCGACCTCCCCCGGGCCTCGGCCGCCGTCATTCCCAAGGACACCAGCGGCCGTGATATCATCAATGTCGACGAACAAGGCCGCATGTTTGCCGGGGACCAGCAGATGGACCTGAAGCAGCTCAAGGCCTATCTCAAACAGCGACTGATCGACTATCCGCCCCTGAAGATCTACGTCCGCGCCGATGCGAGAACACCGGCCCGCCAGATCAAGGACATCATGCAGGCTGCCGCCGAAGGCGGGGCCGTCGAGGTCATCATCGCCAGCAACAAGAACTGA
- a CDS encoding biopolymer transporter ExbD, whose product MATPRKIEHPQVELQIAPMIDVCFLLLFFYIITSKPVKPEADLSMTLPGTVAQEQALDIPDEQRVEIRANGQIILNDLPIDRPESRELPQLVATLKRFKEACDANKSEALITLDAEDTVLHQRIADVMNACAFAGIQGVSFATGGEDEETF is encoded by the coding sequence ATGGCCACACCGCGCAAAATCGAGCATCCACAGGTCGAACTCCAGATCGCCCCGATGATCGACGTCTGTTTCCTTCTCCTTTTCTTTTACATCATCACCTCCAAGCCGGTGAAGCCCGAGGCCGATCTCAGCATGACCCTGCCCGGCACCGTGGCCCAGGAGCAGGCCCTCGACATCCCGGACGAACAACGGGTGGAAATCCGCGCCAACGGCCAGATCATCCTCAACGATCTGCCTATCGACCGCCCCGAGAGCAGGGAACTCCCGCAATTGGTCGCCACGCTCAAGCGGTTCAAGGAAGCCTGTGATGCCAACAAGTCGGAAGCGCTCATCACCCTGGATGCCGAGGACACCGTACTCCACCAGCGCATCGCCGATGTCATGAACGCCTGTGCCTTTGCCGGCATCCAGGGGGTCAGCTTCGCCACCGGCGGCGAAGATGAGGAAACCTTTTGA
- a CDS encoding SNF2-related protein gives MKISKELLVEIGGWRAMKEGRALWECGKVKEVSYEPPMLVGIVQTGTSTVNARLNLGRRLSDVENLCSCRQAREYGTVCAHVIALGLEYIESTPSANGSSAAPKPATRISVPSVHGHSAPEKVAPRLHYIQLSEVADDTQVLQLHLTLPIRLIDSWNTGEMRIICQGSQPGQNPHPLEHYCGDELKPFAVSDADAQVLDLIRRLNNGGTPGIWQLSSKYFGEFLTALVGHPRVFHGKKEPLEIARAGERSRLHLDLLENGELLIHLEEPTGTDGDFLQSTHGQWRLNLNRLEKVNGLPVSYLSVRQRDVTVPRTQLAHFFQYEIPHLERQADLVLSPRCKEIQFTKIVPKIRATLDGLLSGLSCKVEAVYGDKTYVLQGNGPVSSSEIDQWRPDPADPLKYFIRDREHEHRARLEVQMAGFAAGTRNPELYTLAGESRVGDFLANILPRWQRSWALEYTPRLRQLLDKCDHIEPEITINPSQQEWLAVDIQFKEAKGASSLTHSDVQRLLQMGASHQRMNNGRIALVPIHSVREFQEVIRDCEAHQNGEGMKIAQRYARYLGEALEVNGWSLTGRSAWKPPQALTDFTEVPLADHLRELVRPYQQTGVNWIHHLETNGMCGILADEMGLGKTLQTLAYLKMRKDSGQAKGPFLVVCPTSLVFNWRDEAQRFTPDLKVLSLHGAKRSALFDKITGHDIIVTSYALVRRDIEHHKNIEFDTIILDEAQHIKNKSSQNAQCVKQLKAGYRLVLTGTPIENSLLDLWSIFDFLMPGYLGGATDFKNRYEIPIARNNDTAAQERLKRRVRPFILRRTKAEVASDLPAKLEQLAYCELTEEQKQVYQSILEASRRNILDLSGRKNPDQSRMAILTALMRLRQVCCHLEMLPFDETREWKEPSAKIDYFVELLNQAIDGGHRILVFSQFVSMLKLVARTLQQKELKFCYLDGSTIDRRSEVKKFQENDNIPVFLISLKAGGTGMNLTGADMVVHFDPWWNPAVEDQATARAHRIGQNRIVHSYKLIARGTVEEKIVNLQQKKKDLVANTLVSEEAFIRNLTWEELQGLLE, from the coding sequence ATGAAGATCTCGAAGGAGTTGCTTGTCGAGATCGGTGGCTGGCGTGCCATGAAAGAGGGCCGCGCCCTTTGGGAGTGCGGCAAGGTCAAGGAAGTCTCCTACGAGCCTCCCATGCTGGTTGGGATCGTGCAAACCGGCACCAGCACGGTCAATGCCCGTCTCAACCTCGGCCGCCGCCTCTCCGATGTCGAAAACCTCTGTTCCTGCCGCCAAGCCCGCGAGTACGGCACGGTTTGCGCCCACGTCATCGCCCTCGGACTGGAATACATCGAGTCCACGCCCTCTGCCAACGGGTCCTCAGCGGCGCCCAAGCCCGCCACCCGCATTTCCGTCCCTTCGGTCCATGGGCACAGCGCACCGGAAAAAGTGGCCCCCCGCCTCCACTACATCCAGCTTTCCGAGGTCGCCGACGACACCCAGGTCCTGCAATTGCATCTGACGCTCCCCATCCGCCTCATCGATTCCTGGAATACCGGCGAAATGAGGATCATCTGCCAGGGCAGCCAGCCGGGGCAAAACCCGCACCCCCTCGAACATTATTGCGGGGATGAACTCAAACCCTTTGCCGTTTCCGATGCCGACGCACAGGTGCTTGACCTGATCCGCCGACTGAACAACGGGGGGACCCCCGGCATTTGGCAGCTTTCGTCCAAGTATTTCGGCGAATTCCTCACCGCCCTGGTTGGCCACCCCCGTGTCTTCCACGGTAAAAAAGAACCCCTGGAGATCGCCCGCGCCGGGGAACGCTCCCGGTTGCACCTCGACCTGCTCGAAAACGGCGAATTGCTCATCCATCTGGAGGAACCGACGGGAACCGACGGGGATTTCCTCCAATCGACCCACGGACAGTGGCGGCTCAACCTGAACCGGCTGGAGAAAGTCAACGGCCTGCCGGTCAGCTACCTCAGTGTCCGGCAGCGCGATGTCACCGTACCCCGGACCCAGTTGGCCCATTTCTTCCAGTACGAAATCCCGCATTTGGAGCGGCAGGCCGACCTGGTCCTCTCGCCACGCTGCAAGGAAATCCAATTCACCAAGATTGTGCCCAAGATCCGGGCCACGCTGGACGGCTTGCTGTCTGGATTAAGTTGTAAGGTCGAGGCGGTTTACGGCGACAAGACCTACGTGCTTCAGGGCAATGGCCCCGTGTCTTCCTCGGAGATCGACCAGTGGCGGCCCGACCCGGCCGATCCGCTGAAGTATTTCATCCGCGACCGCGAGCATGAACACCGTGCACGCCTGGAGGTGCAGATGGCGGGCTTCGCCGCGGGCACCCGCAATCCCGAGTTGTACACCTTGGCCGGGGAAAGCCGGGTCGGAGATTTCCTGGCCAACATCCTGCCCCGTTGGCAGCGCTCCTGGGCACTGGAATACACCCCGCGACTGCGCCAGCTCCTGGACAAGTGCGACCACATCGAACCCGAGATCACCATCAATCCGTCCCAGCAGGAATGGCTGGCGGTCGATATCCAATTCAAGGAGGCCAAGGGGGCCTCATCCCTGACCCATTCCGACGTCCAACGTCTTCTGCAGATGGGGGCCAGCCACCAGCGGATGAACAACGGTCGGATCGCCCTCGTGCCCATCCATTCGGTGCGCGAGTTCCAGGAAGTCATCCGCGACTGCGAGGCGCACCAGAACGGCGAGGGGATGAAGATCGCCCAGCGTTACGCCCGTTACCTGGGTGAGGCTTTGGAAGTCAACGGGTGGTCTCTGACGGGACGATCCGCTTGGAAGCCACCGCAGGCCTTGACGGATTTCACCGAGGTTCCGCTGGCCGATCATTTGCGTGAACTCGTCCGCCCCTACCAGCAAACAGGGGTCAACTGGATCCATCATCTGGAAACCAACGGGATGTGCGGGATTCTGGCCGATGAAATGGGTCTGGGCAAAACCCTCCAGACGCTGGCCTACCTCAAAATGCGCAAGGATTCCGGCCAGGCCAAAGGACCCTTCCTCGTCGTCTGCCCGACCAGCCTGGTCTTCAATTGGCGAGACGAGGCCCAGCGCTTCACCCCCGACCTCAAGGTGCTTTCCCTCCATGGCGCCAAACGCTCCGCCCTTTTCGACAAGATTACCGGCCACGACATCATCGTCACTTCCTACGCGCTGGTGCGTCGCGACATCGAACACCACAAAAACATCGAGTTCGATACCATCATCCTCGACGAGGCCCAGCACATCAAAAACAAGAGCAGCCAGAACGCCCAGTGCGTCAAGCAACTCAAGGCGGGTTACCGACTCGTCCTCACCGGCACACCGATCGAGAATTCCCTCCTCGATCTCTGGTCCATTTTCGACTTCCTCATGCCCGGGTATCTGGGCGGGGCCACGGACTTCAAAAACCGCTACGAAATCCCCATTGCCCGCAACAACGACACCGCAGCCCAGGAACGGTTGAAGCGCCGAGTCCGCCCCTTCATCCTGCGCCGGACCAAGGCCGAGGTTGCTTCGGACCTCCCGGCCAAATTGGAACAACTCGCCTACTGCGAACTCACGGAAGAACAGAAACAGGTCTACCAATCGATCCTCGAGGCCAGCCGCCGCAACATCCTGGACCTCTCCGGAAGGAAGAATCCCGACCAGAGCCGCATGGCCATCCTCACCGCCCTCATGCGTCTTCGCCAGGTATGTTGTCACCTCGAGATGCTGCCGTTCGACGAAACCCGCGAGTGGAAGGAACCTTCAGCCAAGATCGACTACTTCGTCGAACTTCTCAATCAGGCCATCGACGGCGGCCACCGCATCCTCGTCTTCAGCCAGTTTGTCAGCATGCTCAAACTGGTCGCCCGCACCTTGCAGCAGAAGGAACTGAAATTCTGCTACCTCGATGGTAGCACGATCGACCGTCGCAGCGAGGTGAAGAAGTTCCAGGAAAACGACAACATCCCGGTCTTCCTCATCAGCCTCAAGGCCGGGGGCACCGGCATGAACCTGACCGGGGCCGACATGGTGGTGCACTTCGATCCGTGGTGGAATCCGGCGGTCGAGGACCAGGCCACCGCCCGAGCCCACCGCATCGGCCAGAACCGCATCGTACATTCCTACAAACTCATCGCCCGTGGCACAGTCGAGGAAAAGATCGTCAACCTCCAACAGAAGAAGAAAGACCTGGTGGCCAACACCCTGGTCAGTGAGGAAGCCTTCATCCGCAATCTCACCTGGGAAGAGTTGCAGGGCCTCTTGGAGTAG